One Mycolicibacterium doricum genomic window, TGACCGCGATGATTACATCGGCTTGTTGCCGGTGGCATACCGGACGATTCAGGGTTATGGCGTCAATTTCGAAAGCCTGCACTACGACAGTCCCGCACTTCATCCATATCGCGGCGTCAAGAGCGGTCTCCCGCTGCCTGCCAACGATGGATGGGAAGTCCGATATGACCCCTACCGATTGCAGTCGATTTTCGTGCGCGATCACTTCCGCGGCGTGTGGATCGAAGCCGAATGGACGCTGGCCAAACAGACCCTGGCTCCGTTCTCTCTCGACGTGCTCCGCGCCGCCCGCCAAGCCATGCGGAGCCGCAACGACAATGCCACAGGGTTCGATCTGCTATCTGAGATCAACCGCATCCAAGCCGGCGGAGCCCGCACGGTCAAAGAGCAGCGTGCTGCCAAACGCGACAGCGTCAACAAGCCGGTGGTGCCGCTGTCGGTCGTGCCCGACCCAGGCACTGTCGAGGCCATCGACGAGTGCCCCACCGCGAGTGCCGCTGCGGTCAGCGAGGGCAGTTCGGCCAAACCACGCCGGGCCGCCCGACGCATCGACGACGAGGACGAGGAGTAGCCGTGGCCGTACCGGACTCACTGGAGGCATGGCGGGATTTCGTCAATCGCCGGAACTTGGAGCCTGACCACCTCACCTTTAAGGAGATCAAGGCCCTCTCCCCTACAGCGAAGGATGATTACGACCAGCAGCGTTTCGCCTGGCTGGGCGCAGATGTGGTGCTGGAAACGCCTGACACCGAGGCGCTTACGCACCAGACTCGTGTACTGATGGCGCGGAACTCTGCTGCCTCGGCGACCGCGCGCCGTGGCCTTGCGATCTCAGGCTCTGCTGGCCGCGGCAAGTCCACTGCTGCCCTATTGATCGGTCGCCGCCATGAGCGGACGATGCGCGCCAAATTCGACCGCTACGACGACGGCTTTGCCCCAGTCGTGTACTCCGTCGTACCACCGGGAACCACCCCGAAGATGATGATGTTGGCGTTTGCCAACTTCCTCGGACTGCTCGTACCCAACAAGTCAACCGCCCAAGATCTGACCGAACAGATCGTTGGTGTCATGCGCAGCCTCTCGGTCTCCCTCGTCCTGGTCGACGAGGTGCACAATCTTAAGACCAATCACCAGGCAGGCAGTGAGGCAGCATCGGCGCTGAAAGTGTTCTCGGAACGACTCGATGCCACGTTCATCTATGCAGGCATCGACCTGCTACAGGCCGACCTGTTCGCCGGTCACATGGGCCGCCAGCTCAAGGGGCGGATGGCTGTTCATCAGATGCGGAAGTACGCGTACGGAACAAAAGCGCAACGCGACAAGTGGGCTGAGCTCGTCCTGGGCATCGAAGCACTCTTGCCTCTCGGTCGGCACGCGGCAGGCTCCCTTGAGCCGGAAGCGACTTATCTCTATGACCGCACTGGTGGCTCCATTGGTTCGCTCCGAGCCCTCCTCAACGACGCAGCCATTGCGGCGATTCTGAACGGCGACGAGCTGGTCAGCAGGAAGTTGCTTGACATGACCTCCACCGATTTCGCGGCGGAAGAGGCGGCAGCGCGGACCGTCGCGGGAGACACGGCGGTCCCGATGCCGCTCAGGAGGGCAGAATGAGACTCGCACCTCTGCCGGTTCGCACACGGCTGTACCACGGCGAAAACCTCGATTCCTACGCGCGACGACACGCTGCACGGAACTTCTGCTTACCTTCGGATGTCGACCGCGCCCTTTTTGAACGCGGCGCTCTCAAATCAAAGAGCCGGCTCAGTCCCGATCGCCTGCAGGCCTGGCGTGATCTGGGTGATCTGCCATCGGATGCCTTCAGCACGCCCGCACATGTTCTGGACCAAGAGGTCACTGAACGGACCCTCTGTGAACGTTGCAGCAACGGCGAGTACGCACGAGGAACGCTCTCTGCCATCGGCCTTGTGTGCGTGCGGCACCGCCGTTGGATCGGCTCTCCGCAGATAGACATCCACGACTACTGTCCGGCGCTTGCGGCAGAGAGGCATTTCCGTCGCCATCTTGCTGTACGCGACGTGCTGCACGATTCGCTTCCCATGCTGATCGGTCGGGAGTGCGCCAGCGCAGCGATCATCGGCGCCAGCGAGATCGACCGCCGCAGAAACGAATACGGTATTCAGGACTGCGCCCCCCTGACGTACCCCGAGCAGGTCAAGATCGCGCGACTGCTGTGTTCCCCTGGATTTCTAAGTGTGGCAACCGATCCGGAGGTTGATTCAGGTAGGCGTAGCGTCCTGGTCGCAACGGCGGTCGAAAGAATCATCCCCGACCGCGTGGATTCAGATACTTGGCGAGCAACTAACCGAGTGTGGACGGCAATGACTCATCTCACCGCCCGCCGCCGAGATGCACGCATCTACGGAGTGCCGATGCGCGACACCTACTACAACATCTTGCGTTTTATCGCGGAGCCCATCGAGGACCGAATATGAGGCTCCTTCAGTTCGACCGCCCCGATGAATCGATCGCGCGGGACAGTGTCTGCTTAATCGCAGGGCCCAGTCCCCTGTTTGAGGGTCTGCCGGTGATAGCTGGCACGGAGGCGCATCGATGACCTCTCAGCTCACCGACCATCAAGCCAAGTATTACGCTCACGAGCTGCAGCGCAGCTATGCGAACGATCATGTCGGCAAGCTCGCCGGCCTGCTGTTCGACGCCCAGGTGGAGCCGAAGCCGCACCAGATCGACGCCGCCCTGTTCGCATTGCAGACACCGTTCCTGCCAGGTGTGATTCTCGCTGACGAGGTCGGCCTCGGCAAGACGATCGAGGCGGGCATCGTCATCTCGCAGTACTGGGCAGAGCGGCGTCGCAGCGTCCTGATAGTCGCACCGTCGAGCTTGCGGCAGCAGTGGCAGCAGGAGTTGTACGAGAAGTTCTTGATCCCGTCTGCGATCCTCGACCCTAAATCCAAAGATGCACTTCTCGACCAATTGGGTGGCCGCGCGTCGCAAGTGCTGATCTGCTCCTATGAGTTCGCGCTCCGGCACGGGACCTCCCTGCTAAAGACCTGGGATCTCGTGGTTGCAGATGAGGCGCACCGTCTTAGGAACCACTGGACGGGCAAGACCAAGGTGGCGGAAGCAATGGCGCATATCGTGCAAAGCGCCCACAAGACTGTGCTGCTCACTGCGACACCGCTGCAGAACAAGCTCGAAGAACTGTATGGGCTGGTGTCGATTTTCGACCCTAGCTACTTCTACTCGCTCGATGCGTTTCGAGAACGGTATGTCAAGAATCGCGAAATCGGTGGCGATGACGACCTCGTCGAGCGCGTCGCGACGGTCTCGAAGCGCACGCTGCGGCGTGACGCGGACAAGTACATCCACTTCACCAAGCGGCTGCCGCTGACGGTCGAGTTCACGCCTTCGGCTGACGAAATGCGCCTGTACGACCTGGTTAACGACTACTTACAGCGCGACGAGCTGTTTGCTTTCGCAGGGAGCCAGCGCCACCTCTCTGCTCTGATCATCCGCAAGCGCCTCGGTTCGTCGACCTACGCCGTCGCGAGCACGTTGGAGAACATTGCCAACCGTCTCGCGGATGAGGTTGCCGCCGGGCAACGCCGCGACGCGCGTGGCGGTCTGGTGGCTGCGGACTTCGCCGTCGATGACGAGATCACCAGCGAGGAACTGGAAGAGGCCGAGGAAATCGACGGAACGGGTACCAGTGCCCGCGCATCGTCGATACCACGGGACGAGTCGCTGCTAGAGGCGATGCGCGCCGAGGTGGCGGAGTTGCGCGAGTATGCAGCGCTCGCCCGTTCGATCACCGAGAATCAGAAGGCCGTCAAGCTCAGTGAGGCCCTCGACCTTGGCTTCGAGAGGCTGCGCGAGCTGGGCGCTCCCGAAAAGGCCATCATCTTCACCGACTCAACCAAGACACAGGAGTACATCGCCCGATCGCTGCGCGAGGCCGGCCGGAGTGACGGGCTCGTCTTGTTCAACGGCTCGAACAATGGACCGGAGCAGAACGCGATCTACCAGGAGTGGCTGGAGAAGAACAAGGACGGCGACCTTATCACTGGCATAGCCGCCGCGGATCGGCGCAAGGCGCTCGTGGACTTCTTCCGTAAAGACGGCACGATCATGATCGCGACTGAGGCGGCAGCTGAGGGCATCAACCTGCAGTTCTGCTCGATGCTCGTCAACTACGACCTGCCCTGGAACCCGCAGCGTGTCGAGCAGCGTATTGGACGTGTGCACCGCTTCGGACAGAAGCACAACGTCGTCGTCGTGAACTTCTCGAACAAGGGCAACATCGCTGAGCAGCGCATCCTGGAGCTGCTTACCAACAAGTTCCAGCTGTTCTCAAGCGTGTTCGGAGCCAGCGATGAGGTGCTCGGCGCGATCGAGGACGGTCTGGACTTCGAGAAGACGATCAGCGCGATCCTCACCCGTTGCAGAAGCGCTGACGAACTCGACTCGGCCTTCAAGGAGCTAGAGGCGCAGTACGAGGGCGAGATCTCCCGCGAGATGGCCAGCGCTAAGGCGAAGGTCTTCGACAACCTCGACCCCCACGTCCAGGATCGACTCAAGGCATACGACACGCAGTCCGGCGAAGTGCTGAATAAGTTCGAACGCCTCCTGCTCGCGGTGACACGGCACGAACTGGACGAGCACGCCACCTTCGAGGGCGAGGGGCGCACCTTCGCGCTGAATCAGTCGCCTGTGAAGGACGCCCCGACCGGGCGCTACTTTTTCAAGTCACAGCCGCTCGACAACGCCCACCAGTACCGCTACGCGAGCCCCCTCGCCCAGCACGTCGTCGAGACCTCAAAGACCCACGAGACCCCATCACGCGAGCTGACGTTCTCACTCGGGCAGTCGGAGCGCGTCTCCAGCGCCATCCGGGCGCTGGAAGGCACCAGCGGCGAACTGACCGTCAACCTCGCGACCTTTCGCATGAGGGCACGCGACGAAGATGTCGCCGAGTCGTACATGCTGGCCGGCGCGCTGACCGACGACGGACGCTGGCTTGATGAGGAATACGTCGCAGACGTCCTCGACCTCGCCTGTATCGAGGTCGGTGGACAGCCGGTAGAGATCGATGAGAGCCGCTTCACGTCACACCTTGATACGCGGCGGGCTCAGCTGGAGAAGGAAGTCCAGGGCCGTAACTCCCGCTACTACGACCAGCAGGAGGAACTGCTCTACCGCAACCAGCAGGATCGCAAGGCTGAGCACGAGGGTGCCATCCGCGACTACCGCGCCAAGGAGAAGGAAGCTCGAAAACTCGCCCGGCAGGCCGACGATCCGATGGAACAGCTGCGGCTCAAGAAGGAAGCCCGCAAGTGGGAGCAGCGCGCTGAGGAGGCCGACGAGGACTTTCGGGAGATGCGCAAGAAGCTCCGAGCCGAGGCGGACAAGTTCCTCGAACTGATCGAGCAATCACTCCAAGGAACCCACGAGACCGAGCACCTGTTCACGATTCGCTGGCGGATCGCCACATAAGACCACGGGTCATTCTCAAACCCGACGCAAACTATCAAAATCATGAAAGAGATTCGCCTGAATGACTGACGAGATCTACGAAACACCATCCAGCACTGCGAATTTCCAGACTGAGTTGGCAGCGCAGCTTGCCGATCTAGTTCCCGAGGCTATCGCCGACGGCAAGGTGGATGTCGAGAAGCTCAAGGAACTGCTTGACGGAGACGCAGCCGACAGCAGCGAGCGCTTTGGGCTGTTCTGGCCGGGCAAAAAGCGTGCGCTCCGTGCCGCGCAGGAGCCGACGACCGCGACGCTGAAACCGGACTTCGAGAACTCGAAAGACTGGGACACCACCAAGAACGTGTTCGTCGAGGGTGACAACCTTGAGGTACTCAAGATCCTGCAGAAGCATTACCACGCGAAGATCAAGATGATCTACATCGATCCCCCGTACAACACCGGAAAGGACTTCGTCTACCCGGACAATTACAAGGAGGGACTCGAGACCTACCTTGAATGGACACGCCAGGTCAACGAGGAAGGCAAGAAGCTCTCGACCAACGCTGAAACTGAGGGCCGCTACCACTCCAACTGGCTCAACATGATGTACCCGCGCCTCAAACTGGCGCGTAACCTGCTGACGAACGATGGCCTCATCTTTATTTCTATCGATGATAATGAGGCGTCGAACCTCAAGAGGTTGTGCGACGAGGTGTTTGGTGAGAAGAATTTTGTTGCACAGTTTGTTTGGAATACGGAAGGGCATACTGATAACCAGTTTCCGATCAAGATAAATCACGAGTACATTTTGACCTACGCCCGAAACTCCCAAGCGGCGCAATTTGGCTACGCAATTGACCCAAATACGAGAACTGCTAGCAACCTCTGGGCGGGTATTGCAGAAAACTCCATCACTAAGAACGGTTCTGCAAACCCTCCAAGTGAGATAAAACTCCCGGCAGGATTCCCCGTTGCGTCAGAATCAGAAATCGTGCTTCCACCATCTGACCTCCCCCCCGGGCTTATTGATGCGATGCGCACCGATAAGCTCTCAAGCAATCAGCTGAAAAGGCGCTTCGGCTCCATCCAGTTCCCACTAAGATTCGATGAACTGCACGCAAAGGACGGAAAGCTTACGCGCGAGTGCCGTTTCTACTCGGGCTGGGCGAACGCTAATAAACTCAAACAGTTTATCGATGGAGGGTGCGTCAAATTCGCTGACGGCGATGCTGGTGAAATTGATTTCTACCTATCCGGGACTGGAGTAATTTATTACCGACGTGAGCGCGGAGACAAAGCTCGGAATATATTGTCCGTCCTCAGAAACTTGGGGACAACTGAGAAAATGAGTTCTGATCTCGCACAAATGGGCTTGATGTTCAGCTACCCCAAGCCAATAGACCTCCTCGCTTATCTGATTGAAGTTGGGTCGGGGCCTGGGGAAATAATTCTTGACTTTTTCGCGGGTAGCGCGTCGACGGCGCACGCTGCGTTGCTTCTCAATGCCCAGGACAATGGCGGTCGCCGTTTCATCATGGTGCAGCTTCCGCAGCCAACCGAAGAGAGGTCAGAAGCTCACAAGGCTGGGTTCAAGACAATTCCCGAGCTCTCTAGGAAACGTATCGATCTCGTTGGGCAAGAACTCGCCGGCGTCACCGATGGCCAGTTCGACACTGGCGACACCGTTGATATCGGCTTCCGGGCGTACAAGCTCGCCGACACAAACTTTTCCAAGTGGCGACTGTCGAGCGATGTTGAGTTGGACGCCCTCCAACAGCAGCTGCTGAGCCTCCGTGACAGCGCCACTGACGACGCGACGGCCGACGAGCTGCTGATCGAGATCCTGCTCAAGCAGGGCTACTCGCTGACTGAGGCTGTCTCGACGGGCGAGGTCGGAGGACTTGACGTCCGGCTTGTTCGTGACCGCGATGGCGACGTCGCTTTGCTCGCCTACCTGGACGAACACACAAAGCCGACCCTCAAGCAGCTCCACGCCCTCGTCGACGAGTCCCCGACCCGGATCATTGTTCTCGAGGATGCGTTCCAGGGCGACGACGAACTCAAGACCAATTTGTTCCAGCTCGCAAAGAGCAAGGGCATTGAGCTCTGGACGGCGTGATGAGCGGGTCAGGGTTTCAATTCGACGCTAGTCAGCCGTATCAGCTGGCTGCGATCGGCTCGGTCGTCGACCTGTTTGATGGTCAACCTAAGGATGCAGAGAAGCTCGTCGCAACGCTGCGCGGTGCAGCTGTGCAGCCAGGTTCGGATCAGGCAGAGTTCGACATCGATCTCACTCAGGAGGTCGGCGCCGTCGGTAACAGCCTAGTGCTCGACCCAGACCTGATCCTCGCGAATCTCCAACGCGTGCAAGATCGAAACGGTCTTGAGGTAGCACCGAAGCTTTACGACGACGCGCTCGACTTCGACATCGAGATGGAGACAGGCACCGGCAAGACATACGTATATCTGCGCACGATCTTCGATCTGGCCGTCAGGTACAACTTCACCAAGTTCGTGATCCTCGTACCCAGCGTTGCGATCCGGGAGGGTGTCAGCACGAGCATCCGGCTTATGCGGGAGCATTTCGAAAACCTCTACAAACCTCAGGGGATCACCTTCGATGCGTCGATCTACAGCGGCAAGAGTGCCGAGGAAGTCCAGCCGTTCGCGACGTCGACGAACGTGCAGATCCTGATCATGACAATCGACTCGATCCGCGGTAATGCAAACACCCGCGTCATCCATCAGACCAGAGACAAACTGAACGGCCTGCGGCCCATCGACTATCTGAAGGCCACTCATCCGGTCGTCATCATGGACGAGCCGCAGAATATGGAGTCGCAGCTCTCGCAATCGGCCGTTGGCGAACTCGCCCCTGCGTTCACGCTGCGCTACAGCGCGACCCACAAGAAACAGCGCAATGTTGTCTATCGACTCGACCCGGTCGACGCCCACGATCTCGGGCTGGTGAAGCAAATAGTCGTTGCCGAGGTACAACAGCAGGGCACGGACGCGGCGCCGTATATCAGGCTCGTCGAGGTGAGGCGCGAGCCATCCTGGTCGGCCCGGCTAGAGCTATCCTGCCGCAAGTCGGATGGCTCGCTGGAGCGGCGCGTCGTGAGTGTCAAGCAGCACAAGGAACTTTCAGGCACGAACGTCACCGACAACCCGATCTATGAGGGCTGGCGAATCAACGAAATGAGCATCGAGCCGGCCTATGTCGACCTCACCAAACATGGCTTCCTCAACGAGGGCGAAAGCATCGGCGCATCCAGTGGCGCTATCTACAAGGAGATGATCCGCGAGACCATCCGCGAGCACCTGCGCAAGGACTCGATGCTCCGCGCCAAGGGGATCAAGGTTCTCAGCCTCTTCTTCATCGACAAGGTCGAGAGTTTCCTAGGCGATGGCCTGAACAACGTCGATGCGGACGGACAATTCGTGCAGTGGTTCGATGAACTGCTGAGCGAGGAACGAGCACGATCACCGAAGTGGCAGGAGTTGCTCCCCCAGGAACCGTCGGAGCTACGTCGGGGGTACTTCTCCGTTCTCAAAGGCGCGAAGGGTGCCGCCGACAAGTTCCACGACACTTCTGGCTCGACGAAAGCGGACGACGATGCCTATGAGTTGATCATGCAAGACAAGGAGCGGCTGCTTGACGAAAAGGAACCGGTGCGCTTCATCTTCAGTCACTCTGCCCTGCGCGAGGGCTGGGACAACCCAAATGTCTTCCAGATCTGCACTTTACGTGAGATGGGCGCCGAGATGGAACGCCGTCAAACGCTTGGGCGTGGCCTGCGCCTCCCTGTTGCAAAGACTCAGGACGGCTATTCGCGTGTCGCTGAGCGTGGGATTGCGACGTTGACCGTTGTGGCGAATGAGTCCTACACGAAGTTCGCGGACGAGCTCCAGAAGGACTACAAGCGCGCCGGAGTCGAGATCGGTCGGGTACGCAAAGCTGAGTTCTCGAAAATCCCGTGGCAGGACGAGAGCGGCGCTCTCACCGAGGATCAGTTTGGCTACCAGCGTTCCCTCCTCGTATGGGAACACCTGAAGGACAAGGGTTTCATCGACAAGGAAGGCGCCGTCACCTCGAAGTTCCAGCCGAGCCAGCTCGGCTTCAGTATCGACCTACCGCCAGATATCGCCTGGGCTGAGGGGGCCATCATCGAGCTGGTCGGCCGCGCGCACATCGGCAAGTATGTCAAGCCGGCCAGCAAGCGTAAACCTCGCGTACTCAACAAATATCTTTATGCGACACCGGAATTCGAAGACTTCTGGGAGACAATCAGCCAGAAGACGACCTACCGGGTACGCATCGACCACGACCAAATCGTCGAGAACGCGATCAATGCGATCAAGGGTGCGCCTGAAATCGAGGCATTGCGCATCGAGGTCACCCGGGCCGGTGTAAAGGTACTTCGAGGCGGCGCCAGGGGCGAGGAACTCGGCACGCGTTCAGCAGACCTCAAAGGCAGCTACGACCTGCCCGACATCATCACTGAACTTCAGGAGGCGACATCCCTCACCCGTAAGACCCTCGTCGACATCCTGATCGGCAGCGGTCGGCTGGGCGAGTTCATCGGTAACCCAAACGATTTCATCGCGATGGCTAAGCGTTCGCTGCAAGGTGAGCTGGCCAAGATTGTCGTCGATGGCATCCAGTACGAGAAGATCGCTGGCTCGATCTACGAGCTTCGTGAGCTACAGAAAGATGGGTTGGAGGAGAAGGAGCGCTTCCTCGATCAGATGTACAAGGTGCAGCATACCCAGAAGACCGATTTCGACTATGTCGTCTTCGACTCCGAAGTTGAGCGCCAGTTCGCCGAGCTGCTTGATTCACGAGAAGACATCAAGCTGTTCATGAAGCTCCCGTCAAAGTTCAAGATCGATACCCCGGTTGGCCCGTACAACCCCGATTGGGCGATCGTTAAGCACGAAGAAGGCCAGGATCGGATCTACATGATCCGCGAAACCAAGAGCACCCTCGATGATTGGAAGCTACGCCCAAGCGAACTCGCCAAGATTAGGTCCGCCAAGCGCCACTTCGAGGCTATTGGGGTCGAGGACTATGCGCGTGCAGTCCCGGGAGCGTGGAAACTGTGAGACTTCTTGTTGCCCAGTTGGTTACACCGCGCGAATCGGTTGGAGGCGTTTGGGGCTGTCGACACGAAGAGTCCGAAGCGCGAGGGGCAAGTCTGTAGACATGGCTAACGACTCCAATAGAGCCCTTGAGTTGGCCGACAACGGCGGCCATTTCTACCGTGCAGATTTCCAGGTCCATACCCCGCGTGACACGCAATGGGACGGACATCGACCCCCTGTATCTGAGCGTGACGCTTGGGCAGCGTCATTCGTTTCGGCAGCCCGCTCGAAGGGTCTCAACGCGGTCGCCATCTCGGATCATCACGACTTCGCGCTGTTCCCGTTCGTCAAAAAGGCTGCTTCGGCAGAGCGGACTTCAGAGGGTGCTCCGGTGCCGCTCCGCGAACAATTGACCGTGTTTCCCGCCCTCGAACTGACGCTGAGCGTGCCATGCCAGGCGATTCTTATCCTCGACGCAGATTTTGCGGCGGATCGTCTCGACGACGTTTTGAAAGCACTTCATTTCGATCCGATCGATCCGGATCTCGATGCCCTGCCCCAGACGGTCGTCCTGCCCGACTCGGGCGACCTCAACGACATCCACGCAAAGCTCGACAAGAACGATTGGCTTCGCGGGCGGTACATCATCCTGCCGAACGTCACCCCAGACGGCCACAAGACTCTCTTGAGGCAGTCATTTCAGGCAAAGTACAGCGACATGGTTGCTGTCGGCGGATACCTCGATAAGCCGATCACCGAGCTGGATCGGCAGAAGTATGCCGGCGAGAAGCGGATTCTTGAGGGCGGAGATGCCAACTGGGGCTTCAAGCGCCTCGCGCTATTTCAGACTTCCGATGCCCGAAAGGCTGACTTCTCCACTCTTGGCAAGCACGCGACCTGGGTGAAGTGGGCCACCCCTACAGCTGAAGCTATCCGGCAGGCATGTTTGGCCCAGGAGTCGCGAATCTCGCATCTTCCCCCGGCAGTGCCGAATGTATGGGTTTCACGTGTCGTGGTGTCGAACAGCAAGTTCATGGGTCGAGTGGACGTCGCATTCAACCCGCAGTACACGGCGCTTATCGGCGGACGTGGTACAGGCAAATCGACGTTGCTCGATTACCTCCGCTGGGCGCTATGCGACCAGCCTGCCCGCGCAACCGAGGACGACGAGGTTGCAGATCCACGGGTGCGGCAGCGCAAGCTCGTCGAGGCGACTCTCAAGCCCTACGACGCCCACGTCGAGGTGCACTGCGTGATCAACGGGATTACACACGTCGTTCGTCGTCACGCGAGTGATGGGCTGATCCAGCTCAAGGTCGGAGAAGGTCAGTTCGAGAAGGCCACAGAGGCAGCGATACAGAGTCTTCTGCCAATTCAGGCGTACAGCCAGAAGCAGTTGAGCAGCGTCTCGATCCGCGTCGAAGAACTTCTGCGATTCGTCACCTCGCCTATCCAGCGCGAGCTCGAAGAGATCGGTCGCAAGCGACAGGAGGTAGTCGGTCGACTTCGCGAGAACTACGGCACCCTCCAGCGCCACCGAGATCTGTCTGCCGAAATCGAACGTGGCGACCTGCGTATTCGGTCTCTGGCTGAACAGGCGCAATCGCTGCGCGATGGCCTCGCAGGCATATCCGAAGCAGATCGTCAGATTCTTGACAGCAAGGCCGGGCACGACGACCTACGATCGGCTCAAACTGGCTGGCTTCAACATGTCGACGTTGCCCACAAAAGCCTCACCGAGCTCGTTAGATCCCTGGACTCTTCTCTGGAAGATCTTGTGTTGCCAGCATCAGCGCCTGCGAGTCTCTCTGTCGAAACGAACGCGCTCCTCAACGCTACGCGCGACGCCCTGTCTCGGTTGCGGACAACAGTGAATGAACTCGAGACTGGCTTCACTGCGCTGATGGAGGATGGCGGCGCGGTCGCAGTACCCTCCGAGGCATTGGCAGCCAAGCTGACCGAGTACGACGAGGCATATCGCGGAGTGAAGGAGAGATCCTCCGCGCACGAGGCGAAGTTGGCGGAACTCGCCAAGCTAGAGGAGCAACAGCGTACGTCTCGCGAGCTCGTTCAACGCCAGCGCGCCGACCGGGACGCGCTCGGTAAACCAGACGAGAAGCACAACGAGTTCCGTGCTGAACTGGCTTCAGCGCGGAAGGAACGGACGAGCGCTCTCAAAGCGGAATGTGACGCGCTCACAACATCATCGGATGGCTTGATCCGCGCGACGTTGTCTGCAAGCCGCGGGTTTGATGCCGTTCAGACCAAGTTCAAGGCGCTGATCGCGGGCTCAAACGTGCGCGCAAACAAGGTCGATGCCTTTTTCGAGGAGCTCGCGAAGGAGTCAGATCCCGCATCAACGTGGGAAACCGTACTCGAAGAACTTGAGTCACTGACCTTGCTCGAACCAGATGCTGAGATCAGCTCGGAACAGACTCCCACGCTGACCAGGCTTGGATTCACGGTCGCTGACCAGAAGCGGTTCACTTCGAAGCTCACTCCCGACGGCTGGCTCGACCTCTCTCTGGCTGAGTTGTCTGATCTTCCAGACTTCGAGTACCGCGCGAAGGAAGGCGAGTACATCCCGTTCGAGTCCGCATCGGCTGGCCAGCAGGCCTCAGCACTACTGGGGACACTGCTCTCCCAAGGTGGCACCCCGCTGATCATTGATCAGCCGGAGGACGACCTCGACAGTGACACCGTGCAGCAGATCGTCTCTAAAATATGGCTGTCCAAGAGTCGGCGTCAGTTGGTTTTCTCCAGCCACAACGCGAACTTGGTTGTGAATGGCGATGCCGATTTAGTCCTGGTATGCGCGTATCTGACCACGGTCGATCAATCTGCGGGCCATATCAAGGAACAAGGTGCCATCGACGTAGCTGCCGTGCGGG contains:
- a CDS encoding site-specific DNA-methyltransferase produces the protein MTDEIYETPSSTANFQTELAAQLADLVPEAIADGKVDVEKLKELLDGDAADSSERFGLFWPGKKRALRAAQEPTTATLKPDFENSKDWDTTKNVFVEGDNLEVLKILQKHYHAKIKMIYIDPPYNTGKDFVYPDNYKEGLETYLEWTRQVNEEGKKLSTNAETEGRYHSNWLNMMYPRLKLARNLLTNDGLIFISIDDNEASNLKRLCDEVFGEKNFVAQFVWNTEGHTDNQFPIKINHEYILTYARNSQAAQFGYAIDPNTRTASNLWAGIAENSITKNGSANPPSEIKLPAGFPVASESEIVLPPSDLPPGLIDAMRTDKLSSNQLKRRFGSIQFPLRFDELHAKDGKLTRECRFYSGWANANKLKQFIDGGCVKFADGDAGEIDFYLSGTGVIYYRRERGDKARNILSVLRNLGTTEKMSSDLAQMGLMFSYPKPIDLLAYLIEVGSGPGEIILDFFAGSASTAHAALLLNAQDNGGRRFIMVQLPQPTEERSEAHKAGFKTIPELSRKRIDLVGQELAGVTDGQFDTGDTVDIGFRAYKLADTNFSKWRLSSDVELDALQQQLLSLRDSATDDATADELLIEILLKQGYSLTEAVSTGEVGGLDVRLVRDRDGDVALLAYLDEHTKPTLKQLHALVDESPTRIIVLEDAFQGDDELKTNLFQLAKSKGIELWTA
- a CDS encoding ATP-binding protein; protein product: MAVPDSLEAWRDFVNRRNLEPDHLTFKEIKALSPTAKDDYDQQRFAWLGADVVLETPDTEALTHQTRVLMARNSAASATARRGLAISGSAGRGKSTAALLIGRRHERTMRAKFDRYDDGFAPVVYSVVPPGTTPKMMMLAFANFLGLLVPNKSTAQDLTEQIVGVMRSLSVSLVLVDEVHNLKTNHQAGSEAASALKVFSERLDATFIYAGIDLLQADLFAGHMGRQLKGRMAVHQMRKYAYGTKAQRDKWAELVLGIEALLPLGRHAAGSLEPEATYLYDRTGGSIGSLRALLNDAAIAAILNGDELVSRKLLDMTSTDFAAEEAAARTVAGDTAVPMPLRRAE
- a CDS encoding SNF2-related protein; translated protein: MTSQLTDHQAKYYAHELQRSYANDHVGKLAGLLFDAQVEPKPHQIDAALFALQTPFLPGVILADEVGLGKTIEAGIVISQYWAERRRSVLIVAPSSLRQQWQQELYEKFLIPSAILDPKSKDALLDQLGGRASQVLICSYEFALRHGTSLLKTWDLVVADEAHRLRNHWTGKTKVAEAMAHIVQSAHKTVLLTATPLQNKLEELYGLVSIFDPSYFYSLDAFRERYVKNREIGGDDDLVERVATVSKRTLRRDADKYIHFTKRLPLTVEFTPSADEMRLYDLVNDYLQRDELFAFAGSQRHLSALIIRKRLGSSTYAVASTLENIANRLADEVAAGQRRDARGGLVAADFAVDDEITSEELEEAEEIDGTGTSARASSIPRDESLLEAMRAEVAELREYAALARSITENQKAVKLSEALDLGFERLRELGAPEKAIIFTDSTKTQEYIARSLREAGRSDGLVLFNGSNNGPEQNAIYQEWLEKNKDGDLITGIAAADRRKALVDFFRKDGTIMIATEAAAEGINLQFCSMLVNYDLPWNPQRVEQRIGRVHRFGQKHNVVVVNFSNKGNIAEQRILELLTNKFQLFSSVFGASDEVLGAIEDGLDFEKTISAILTRCRSADELDSAFKELEAQYEGEISREMASAKAKVFDNLDPHVQDRLKAYDTQSGEVLNKFERLLLAVTRHELDEHATFEGEGRTFALNQSPVKDAPTGRYFFKSQPLDNAHQYRYASPLAQHVVETSKTHETPSRELTFSLGQSERVSSAIRALEGTSGELTVNLATFRMRARDEDVAESYMLAGALTDDGRWLDEEYVADVLDLACIEVGGQPVEIDESRFTSHLDTRRAQLEKEVQGRNSRYYDQQEELLYRNQQDRKAEHEGAIRDYRAKEKEARKLARQADDPMEQLRLKKEARKWEQRAEEADEDFREMRKKLRAEADKFLELIEQSLQGTHETEHLFTIRWRIAT